A section of the Mesobacillus jeotgali genome encodes:
- a CDS encoding cold-shock protein, producing the protein MKNGKVKWFNAEKGFGFIETEDGNDVFVHYSAIQSEGFKTLEEGQEVSFEVVEGARGPQAANVTKL; encoded by the coding sequence ATGAAGAATGGTAAAGTTAAATGGTTCAATGCGGAAAAAGGATTTGGATTCATCGAAACTGAGGACGGAAACGATGTTTTCGTACATTATTCTGCAATCCAATCAGAAGGCTTCAAAACATTAGAAGAAGGCCAGGAAGTTTCCTTTGAAGTAGTCGAAGGGGCACGTGGACCGCAGGCAGCCAACGTTACTAAACTATAA
- a CDS encoding exonuclease SbcCD subunit D translates to MKFIHTGDWHLGKLVHGMYMTEDQREVLNQFVELVAEEKPDAVVIAGDLYDRSVPPTDAVELLDEVLFRINVELNTPIVAIAGNHDSAERLSFGSSWYRHNHFYLTGKLTKDFKPVHINGVNFHLIPYAEPGVVRHLLDDASIHSHQDAMKAVIGKIEDNLNPNEPNVFVGHAFVLGGDSCDSERTLSVGGSGCVTQDLFDPFSFTALGHLHSPEAIRHNKVKYSGSLLKYSFSEAKQRKSISIVEMNENGSFEMRYKSLKPKQDMRELEGHLEQLLDPSFYEKENTNDYLKVTLLDDGAMIDPMGKLRQVFPNVLHLERKIESIDQKHKKRFTSIREEKKSELELYEQFYQEMTTSEFTEEKRGVMTDVIGKVLKEEGQK, encoded by the coding sequence ATGAAATTTATCCACACAGGGGATTGGCATCTAGGTAAGCTTGTCCACGGAATGTATATGACAGAAGACCAGCGTGAGGTACTGAATCAATTTGTAGAGCTTGTGGCTGAGGAAAAGCCTGACGCAGTTGTGATCGCGGGGGATTTATATGACAGATCTGTTCCGCCGACGGATGCTGTGGAGCTTCTTGACGAAGTTCTTTTCAGAATTAATGTCGAGTTGAACACACCAATCGTTGCAATTGCTGGCAATCATGATAGTGCAGAACGCCTTTCATTTGGCAGTTCCTGGTACCGTCACAATCATTTTTATCTTACAGGGAAATTGACAAAAGACTTTAAACCTGTACATATCAACGGGGTTAATTTCCACCTTATCCCATATGCGGAACCTGGCGTTGTCCGCCATTTGCTTGATGATGCTTCCATTCATTCCCACCAGGATGCGATGAAGGCAGTTATTGGGAAAATAGAAGATAATCTGAATCCAAATGAACCTAATGTTTTTGTTGGACATGCTTTCGTTCTTGGCGGGGATTCCTGCGATTCTGAACGGACGCTATCAGTAGGCGGATCAGGCTGCGTAACCCAGGATCTTTTTGACCCATTCTCATTCACTGCACTTGGCCATCTTCACAGCCCAGAGGCGATAAGGCACAACAAAGTTAAATACTCTGGATCCCTACTAAAATATTCCTTTTCAGAAGCAAAGCAGCGCAAGTCTATTTCGATTGTAGAAATGAATGAAAATGGCAGCTTCGAGATGCGATACAAGAGCCTGAAACCGAAACAGGATATGCGGGAATTGGAAGGGCATCTTGAACAGCTATTAGATCCGTCTTTTTATGAAAAAGAAAATACAAATGATTACTTAAAAGTCACCTTACTTGATGATGGAGCTATGATTGATCCTATGGGCAAGCTGCGGCAGGTCTTTCCTAACGTCCTTCACCTGGAACGAAAAATTGAGTCCATTGACCAGAAGCACAAGAAAAGGTTCACCTCCATCAGAGAAGAAAAAAAGTCCGAACTAGAACTTTATGAACAGTTTTACCAGGAGATGACAACCAGCGAATTTACAGAAGAAAAGCGCGGTGTCATGACTGATGTAATTGGCAAGGTTTTAAAAGAGGAGGGACAAAAGTGA
- a CDS encoding STAS domain-containing protein, translating into MEQKTEALYQFLVDNATEFTKDWLDRQRTITGSDYSKDAPPEVMNRVKEQNSNYVRLVAKSLYQSEEEMKETISAWTSQTAADRIKSKTDLNEVAWNSGVFRRVYWEYVQKFVRQTDLEITLDDVFTWEKKLNYTLDYVFEAFISAFMEILMNRLASQATLIKELSAPVITLTNEVGLLPLIGEIDTTRAKGLMESTLTQSVDSKIHTLIIDLSGVIMVDTMVAHQIFKLMEALKLLGVRSIVTGIRPEVAQTAVQLGINFSNIITEGSLQNVVKKIIQG; encoded by the coding sequence ATGGAACAAAAAACAGAGGCTTTATACCAGTTTTTAGTTGATAATGCAACTGAATTCACGAAGGATTGGCTAGATCGCCAGCGGACTATTACTGGCTCAGACTATTCAAAAGATGCCCCGCCTGAAGTCATGAACAGGGTTAAGGAGCAAAATTCTAATTATGTCCGGCTTGTAGCTAAATCACTTTACCAGTCTGAGGAAGAGATGAAGGAAACTATTTCGGCATGGACGAGTCAGACTGCTGCAGACAGGATCAAGTCAAAAACAGACTTAAATGAAGTTGCCTGGAATTCAGGTGTATTCCGCCGTGTCTATTGGGAATATGTTCAGAAGTTTGTTAGGCAGACAGATTTGGAAATCACCCTGGATGATGTATTTACCTGGGAAAAGAAGCTGAATTATACACTTGATTATGTATTCGAAGCCTTCATTTCCGCTTTTATGGAAATTCTTATGAATCGACTGGCTTCCCAGGCAACTTTGATCAAGGAGTTAAGCGCACCAGTCATAACCCTTACAAATGAAGTTGGTCTTCTGCCGTTAATTGGTGAAATCGACACGACAAGAGCGAAAGGCTTGATGGAATCTACGTTGACCCAGAGTGTTGATTCCAAGATTCATACATTGATTATCGACCTTTCTGGAGTCATTATGGTAGATACAATGGTCGCCCACCAGATATTTAAATTGATGGAAGCCCTGAAGCTGCTTGGAGTACGTTCAATAGTAACTGGAATCCGTCCTGAAGTTGCACAGACGGCGGTACAACTAGGAATCAATTTTTCAAATATTATTACTGAAGGCAGTCTGCAAAATGTCGTCAAAAAAATCATACAAGGTTAG